In Sulfurovum riftiae, one DNA window encodes the following:
- the tnpA gene encoding IS200/IS605 family transposase: protein MRSGNHTISQLQVHVVWVTKYRYHVLKGDVQKRCRDLIIQVCDAEDIRILKGVVSKDHVHMHIEYPPSLSVSDIVKKLKGRTSRKLQMEFKELSKRYWGKHFWAIGYGVWSTGNVTQDMVDEYLEHHRNPSNKDMGTMILE, encoded by the coding sequence ATGCGAAGTGGGAATCATACAATCAGTCAATTGCAAGTCCATGTTGTTTGGGTAACGAAGTATCGATATCATGTACTCAAAGGTGATGTACAAAAAAGATGTAGAGATCTCATTATTCAAGTGTGTGATGCTGAAGATATTCGGATACTAAAAGGAGTGGTAAGTAAAGACCATGTCCATATGCATATCGAATATCCACCAAGCCTGTCAGTGAGTGATATTGTTAAAAAACTCAAAGGACGGACATCGAGAAAACTACAGATGGAGTTCAAAGAGTTGTCCAAACGATATTGGGGGAAACATTTTTGGGCAATAGGGTATGGTGTGTGGAGTACGGGGAATGTGACACAGGATATGGTGGATGAATACCTTGAACACCACAGAAACCCATCAAATAAAGATATGGGGACAATGATCCTGGAATAA